A region from the Achromobacter seleniivolatilans genome encodes:
- a CDS encoding NAD(P)/FAD-dependent oxidoreductase yields MNPGQDVIIIGAGIVGLNCALAAQQTGFSVTVIDPAFEGDRASHGNAGSIAVAEHTPFSVPGVQWKAIKWLMDPLGPLALRWQHLPRALPWFMAFNAVSKPGAYRRISEALARLNNRALEDFIPMLDTIGLRDQIHCHGAITVYEQESNFRADTANWALKRELGVNWTALSADEIRSLEPRLAPVFSCGVRLHDCAHVSDPKAIVDALRRHVAANGATLVAGQVRGLNIRNRNRPAALLEDGRSIDAAHIVVAAGAWSAPLARTAGDRVLLESERGYNTTLPAAGAMLQREVIFAERKFVATPLSVGLRIGGAAEFAGLNAPPNYARSQALLTMGRRLLPGMDETGAVQWAGHRPATPDSLPVIGRSPNNESVLYAFGHGHLGLTQSATTGLLIADLLAKQAPRVDLAPYSIQRFSR; encoded by the coding sequence ATGAACCCGGGTCAGGACGTCATCATCATCGGGGCCGGCATAGTCGGTTTGAATTGCGCGTTGGCGGCACAGCAAACGGGCTTCTCGGTCACCGTCATTGACCCGGCGTTTGAAGGCGACCGCGCCTCTCATGGCAACGCGGGTTCCATTGCCGTTGCCGAACACACCCCGTTTTCGGTCCCAGGGGTTCAATGGAAGGCCATCAAATGGCTGATGGACCCGTTGGGACCGCTTGCGCTCAGATGGCAACACCTGCCCCGGGCGCTGCCGTGGTTCATGGCTTTTAACGCGGTCAGCAAGCCCGGCGCCTATCGCCGCATTTCCGAGGCGCTGGCCCGCTTGAACAACCGGGCGCTGGAAGATTTCATTCCGATGCTGGACACGATTGGCCTGCGTGACCAGATCCATTGCCACGGCGCCATCACGGTGTACGAACAGGAAAGCAACTTCCGAGCCGACACCGCCAACTGGGCGCTAAAGCGCGAGCTTGGCGTGAACTGGACAGCCTTATCCGCCGACGAGATCCGCAGCCTGGAGCCCCGTCTGGCCCCTGTGTTTTCCTGTGGTGTCAGGTTGCACGATTGCGCCCACGTGTCTGACCCCAAAGCCATTGTTGACGCGCTACGCCGTCACGTTGCGGCGAACGGCGCCACCTTGGTGGCAGGTCAGGTCCGGGGGCTGAACATTCGCAATCGCAACCGCCCGGCCGCTTTGCTTGAAGATGGCCGCTCGATAGACGCCGCACACATTGTGGTCGCGGCCGGCGCTTGGTCCGCGCCGCTTGCGCGCACTGCCGGCGACCGCGTGCTGCTGGAAAGTGAAAGAGGCTACAACACCACGCTGCCCGCAGCAGGCGCCATGCTGCAACGCGAGGTGATCTTTGCAGAACGCAAATTCGTCGCGACGCCGTTGTCTGTCGGCCTGCGCATCGGCGGCGCAGCCGAATTCGCAGGACTCAATGCCCCGCCCAATTACGCGCGCAGTCAGGCGCTGTTGACCATGGGCCGGCGCCTACTGCCCGGCATGGACGAAACGGGCGCCGTGCAATGGGCGGGGCACCGCCCCGCCACACCAGACTCACTGCCGGTCATCGGCCGCTCCCCCAACAACGAGTCGGTGCTGTATGCGTTCGGGCACGGTCATCTGGGGCTGACGCAATCCGCCACAACCGGATTGCTGATTGCGGATTTGCTGGCAAAGCAGGCGCCGCGAGTGGATCTCGCTCCCTACTCCATTCAACGCTTTTCGCGGTAG
- a CDS encoding dihydrodipicolinate synthase family protein has protein sequence MKLTADAKGVFPIAPTPFFDDGAVDHASIDRMMDFYQACGSTGLTVLGQLGEAPKLDFAESLDIASQVIGKAGGMPVVVGVSAPGFASMRALSREVMDRGAAGVMIAPPNTLRTDDQIVNYYHQAVEAIGDDVPFVLQDYPLTFSVQMAPTVIRRIVTDLASCVMLKHEDWPGLEKISALRRFEAEGTMRHISILCGNNGLFLDYEMARGADGANTGYCFPDMLCDFVKWVGEGKIEAAHDLFDAHLPLLRYEQQPGVGLAVRKYVMMRRGILTSAAQRRPGSVLTAQAKTEVDHLLARLGKHDPRARNLV, from the coding sequence ATGAAACTGACTGCTGATGCCAAGGGCGTGTTTCCGATTGCGCCCACCCCGTTCTTTGACGACGGCGCCGTGGACCACGCGTCGATCGACCGGATGATGGATTTTTATCAGGCTTGCGGCTCGACCGGCCTGACGGTGCTGGGCCAGTTGGGCGAAGCGCCCAAATTGGATTTCGCGGAATCGCTGGACATTGCATCGCAGGTCATCGGCAAGGCGGGCGGCATGCCTGTCGTAGTGGGCGTGTCCGCCCCCGGTTTCGCATCCATGCGCGCGCTGTCGCGAGAGGTCATGGACCGCGGCGCGGCTGGCGTGATGATTGCGCCGCCCAACACCTTGCGCACCGACGATCAGATCGTCAATTACTACCACCAGGCGGTTGAAGCCATTGGCGACGATGTGCCCTTTGTGCTTCAGGACTATCCGCTGACGTTTTCCGTGCAGATGGCGCCCACTGTCATCCGGCGCATCGTGACGGATCTGGCCTCGTGCGTGATGCTCAAGCACGAAGACTGGCCCGGCCTGGAAAAGATCTCGGCGCTGCGCCGCTTTGAAGCCGAAGGCACCATGCGCCACATTTCCATCCTGTGCGGCAATAACGGCCTGTTCCTGGACTACGAGATGGCGCGCGGCGCCGACGGCGCCAACACGGGCTACTGCTTCCCGGACATGCTGTGCGACTTCGTCAAATGGGTGGGTGAGGGCAAGATTGAAGCCGCCCACGATCTGTTTGACGCGCATCTGCCGTTGTTGCGCTATGAACAGCAACCGGGTGTGGGGCTGGCGGTGCGCAAATACGTGATGATGCGCCGGGGCATCTTGACGAGCGCGGCGCAACGCCGTCCGGGTAGCGTGTTGACGGCGCAGGCGAAGACCGAGGTCGATCATCTGCTTGCCCGCCTGGGCAAGCATGATCCGCGAGCGCGCAACCTGGTGTAA
- a CDS encoding SDR family oxidoreductase: protein MDLGIKNKTALVLGGGGGLGSAIAGALAQEGVKVVVADLNLDAATATADKITIDGLSAVAMQWDLRALDAFDSQVAWIEANVGPVDILINNTGGPPPTPSSGQQADLWREHFEGMVLSVIKLTDRVLPGMRQRGWGRIITSTSSGVIAPIPNLGISNALRMSLVGWSKTLAREVGKDGITSNIVLPGRIATARITFLDEARAKREGRSVEEVSTESTAAIPAGRYGDPKEYGDTVAFLASARASYITGSTIRVDGGLIASI, encoded by the coding sequence ATGGATCTGGGTATCAAGAACAAGACCGCATTGGTGCTGGGCGGCGGCGGCGGATTGGGCAGCGCGATTGCGGGGGCGCTGGCACAGGAAGGCGTCAAGGTCGTCGTGGCCGACCTGAACCTGGATGCTGCCACTGCCACGGCGGACAAGATCACCATAGATGGCCTGAGCGCTGTTGCGATGCAATGGGATTTGCGGGCGCTGGATGCCTTCGACAGCCAGGTAGCTTGGATTGAAGCGAATGTCGGCCCGGTCGATATCCTGATTAACAACACGGGCGGTCCGCCGCCCACGCCGTCTTCCGGCCAGCAGGCGGATCTGTGGCGCGAACACTTCGAAGGCATGGTGCTGTCCGTCATCAAGCTGACCGACCGCGTATTGCCGGGCATGCGCCAACGCGGCTGGGGAAGAATCATCACCAGCACCTCGTCGGGCGTGATTGCTCCGATTCCCAACCTGGGTATCTCGAACGCGTTGCGCATGTCGCTCGTGGGCTGGTCCAAGACGCTGGCGCGTGAAGTGGGCAAGGACGGTATTACGTCGAACATCGTGCTGCCCGGCCGTATCGCCACCGCCCGCATCACGTTCCTGGACGAAGCGCGCGCCAAACGCGAAGGCCGCAGCGTTGAAGAGGTCAGCACCGAGAGCACCGCCGCCATCCCGGCAGGCCGCTACGGCGACCCCAAGGAGTACGGCGACACGGTTGCGTTCCTGGCCAGCGCGCGGGCCAGCTACATCACCGGTTCCACGATCCGGGTCGATGGCGGCCTGATCGCCAGTATCTAA